In Sphingobacteriaceae bacterium, the following are encoded in one genomic region:
- a CDS encoding dihydroorotase produces MSMLIKNATIVNEGEIYNSDVLIKDGFISKIDRNISLKEKVIEVDAQGLHLFPGVIDDQVHFREPGLTHKGDIHSESRAAVAGGVTSFMEQPNTNPPATSVEELEKKYLRASQCSVANYSFLLGTTNDNINELQKADYSKIAGVKIFMGSSTGNMLVDNIQTLENIFQNVNALLVTHCEDDPMIKLKHAEIIEKYGEDIPAYFHSVIRSEEACHKSSSLAVSLAKKFNARLHVFHISTAKELSLFTNKIPLKDKLITAEACIHHLWFNDEDYQTKGNFIKWNPSVKTEMDRAKLFEAVLNDTIDVVATDHAPHTVEEKSQSYLKAPSGGPLIQHSLLAMLDFYHMKKISLTHIAKKMCHDPAVLFRIQNRGFIREGYAADLTLVDLNKNTSVTKDNILYKCKWSPFEGHTFKSSIHATFVNGHPAWFNNKINDQFIGQRLLFNSK; encoded by the coding sequence ATGAGCATGCTAATTAAAAACGCAACGATTGTAAACGAAGGAGAAATTTACAACTCCGATGTTTTAATTAAAGATGGTTTTATTTCCAAAATAGACAGAAATATTTCCTTGAAAGAAAAAGTTATTGAAGTGGATGCGCAGGGTTTACATTTATTTCCTGGGGTAATAGATGATCAGGTACACTTCAGAGAGCCCGGCCTAACACATAAAGGTGATATTCATAGCGAATCTAGGGCAGCCGTTGCGGGCGGAGTAACTAGTTTTATGGAACAGCCCAATACTAATCCACCGGCCACAAGTGTTGAAGAACTTGAAAAAAAGTATTTACGCGCCTCGCAATGTTCTGTAGCTAATTATTCATTCTTATTAGGTACAACAAACGACAATATTAATGAACTGCAAAAAGCGGATTATTCTAAAATTGCAGGAGTTAAAATATTCATGGGCTCTTCCACCGGAAACATGTTGGTGGACAATATACAAACACTTGAAAATATTTTTCAAAATGTAAATGCTTTATTGGTTACACATTGCGAAGATGACCCGATGATTAAATTAAAACATGCTGAAATTATTGAGAAATATGGCGAAGATATTCCGGCTTATTTTCATTCTGTAATTCGAAGCGAAGAAGCTTGTCACAAATCTTCTTCACTAGCGGTATCACTGGCCAAAAAATTCAATGCTCGTTTGCATGTCTTTCATATTTCAACTGCTAAAGAATTGAGTTTGTTTACGAATAAAATTCCATTAAAAGATAAATTAATAACAGCGGAAGCTTGTATACACCATCTTTGGTTTAATGATGAGGATTATCAGACTAAAGGTAATTTTATAAAATGGAATCCTTCGGTAAAAACTGAAATGGACAGAGCTAAATTATTTGAGGCAGTGCTTAACGATACCATTGATGTAGTTGCTACCGACCATGCTCCTCATACAGTGGAAGAAAAATCGCAATCATACCTTAAAGCTCCAAGTGGCGGTCCTTTGATTCAACACAGTTTATTAGCCATGCTTGATTTTTATCATATGAAAAAAATAAGTCTAACACATATTGCAAAAAAAATGTGCCACGACCCGGCTGTATTATTCCGCATTCAAAACCGAGGATTCATTCGTGAAGGTTATGCCGCAGATTTAACTTTAGTTGATTTAAATAAAAACACCAGTGTAACTAAAGATAATATTTTATACAAATGTAAATGGAGTCCTTTTGAGGGCCACACATTTAAAAGCAGTATACATGCTACTTTTGTAAACGGACATCCGGCTTGGTTCAATAATAAAATTAACGATCAGTTTATAGGACAACGTTTATTATTTAATTCAAAATGA
- a CDS encoding flavin reductase family protein: MLSLNPKELTVPVLQKYLQNAIAPRPICFASTISEIGEPNLAPFSFFNIFSSNPPIAVFSPAYSGRTGAAKDTLLNLREVPEVVINVVTYNIVQQSSLASSPFPKGINEFVKAGFTPLPSELIKPFRVAESPIQMECRVLEIKELGKSGGAGNLVICEIIKIHISESVLNAENNIDVRKLDLVARMGDNYYCRASGDALFEVEKPITSIGIGIDNLPEELKNSKVLTGNDLGLLASVENIPEQDNQLKLPTFKNQEEKHRYAQTLLSTKKVKEAWQVLTK, encoded by the coding sequence ATGTTGAGTCTGAATCCGAAAGAGTTAACCGTTCCGGTTTTGCAAAAATATTTACAAAATGCCATTGCTCCCCGCCCTATTTGTTTTGCAAGTACCATCAGTGAAATTGGAGAACCTAATTTGGCTCCATTCAGCTTTTTTAATATTTTCTCTTCTAACCCTCCAATTGCTGTTTTTTCACCGGCATATAGCGGAAGAACAGGTGCAGCTAAAGACACATTGCTCAACTTAAGGGAAGTTCCTGAGGTAGTAATTAATGTGGTAACTTATAATATTGTTCAACAATCCAGTTTAGCTAGCAGCCCATTTCCCAAAGGAATTAACGAATTTGTTAAGGCAGGTTTTACTCCTCTTCCATCTGAACTAATTAAGCCTTTTCGGGTAGCTGAAAGCCCCATTCAAATGGAGTGTAGAGTTTTGGAAATAAAAGAACTGGGCAAATCCGGTGGGGCCGGTAATTTGGTAATTTGTGAAATCATCAAAATTCATATCAGTGAATCTGTATTGAATGCTGAAAATAATATAGATGTTCGAAAGCTTGATTTGGTAGCCCGAATGGGAGATAATTATTATTGCCGAGCATCCGGAGATGCTTTATTTGAGGTGGAAAAACCAATTACCAGCATTGGAATCGGTATTGATAATTTGCCCGAAGAACTTAAAAACAGTAAGGTATTAACCGGTAATGATTTAGGCTTGTTAGCCAGTGTAGAAAACATTCCCGAACAAGATAATCAATTGAAATTGCCGACTTTTAAAAATCAGGAAGAAAAGCACCGCTATGCTCAAACTTTACTTTCCACAAAAAAAGTGAAAGAAGCCTGGCAGGTATTAACTAAGTAA
- a CDS encoding pyridoxal-phosphate dependent enzyme: MKVCKNILETIGNTPLVKLNKITKDLPCDVYAKVETFNPGNSIKDRMAIKMIEDAEKDGRLKPGGTIIEGTSGNTGMGLAIGAVIKGYKCIFTTTDKQSKEKVDALRAFGAEVIVCPTDVEPEDPRSYYSVSSRLVNEIPNAWKPNQYDNLSNSIAHYEQTGPEIWDQTDGKITHLVVGVGTGGTICGTGRFLKEKNPNIQVLGIDTYGSVFKKYKETGIFDKNEIYPYITEGIGEDFLPANVDFKIIDYFEKVTDKDAAIMTRRIPKEEGIFVGNSAGSALAGLLQMKDRFKKGDVVVIIFHDHGTRYMGKMFNDDWMRDRNFLEVTKPKAIDLVANHKNQKLLTLDSKATVNEALTILGKYNISQIPITENNEFIGSINDSYIFNKLIDNTDIKGETIKNIMQKPFPVVGESASIEDISKLINKDNNAVLLKDLGGNMHIITKHDIIQAVAKMSN, translated from the coding sequence ATGAAAGTCTGTAAAAATATTTTAGAAACCATTGGCAATACGCCCTTAGTTAAATTAAATAAAATCACGAAAGATTTACCTTGTGATGTTTATGCCAAAGTAGAAACATTTAACCCGGGCAATTCCATCAAAGACCGAATGGCCATCAAAATGATAGAAGATGCGGAAAAAGACGGCAGACTAAAGCCGGGTGGTACAATTATTGAAGGGACGAGCGGAAATACCGGAATGGGCTTAGCCATTGGCGCAGTTATTAAAGGCTATAAATGTATTTTCACCACCACAGATAAACAGAGTAAAGAAAAAGTAGATGCATTACGGGCATTTGGTGCAGAAGTAATCGTTTGCCCAACTGATGTTGAACCTGAAGATCCACGTTCATATTATTCAGTTTCATCTCGTTTGGTGAACGAAATCCCCAATGCATGGAAACCGAATCAGTATGATAACTTAAGTAACAGTATTGCACATTACGAACAAACCGGACCTGAAATATGGGATCAAACGGACGGCAAAATCACGCACTTGGTGGTTGGTGTAGGCACTGGTGGAACTATTTGTGGCACCGGAAGATTTTTAAAAGAAAAAAATCCAAACATACAGGTATTAGGTATTGATACATACGGCTCCGTTTTCAAAAAATATAAGGAGACCGGAATATTTGATAAAAATGAAATTTACCCTTATATCACGGAAGGAATTGGCGAAGATTTTCTTCCGGCCAATGTTGATTTTAAAATAATCGATTACTTTGAAAAAGTAACTGATAAAGATGCGGCCATTATGACTCGAAGAATTCCTAAAGAAGAAGGGATTTTTGTTGGAAACAGTGCAGGTTCTGCACTTGCGGGATTATTGCAAATGAAAGATCGATTCAAAAAAGGCGATGTGGTAGTTATCATTTTCCACGATCATGGCACAAGATATATGGGTAAAATGTTTAATGATGATTGGATGCGTGATAGAAACTTTTTAGAAGTAACAAAACCCAAAGCAATTGATTTGGTTGCTAATCACAAAAATCAAAAACTTTTAACTTTAGATTCCAAAGCCACTGTAAATGAAGCTTTAACTATTTTAGGGAAATACAATATTTCTCAAATTCCGATTACTGAAAACAATGAATTTATTGGTTCTATAAATGATAGTTATATTTTTAATAAACTAATTGATAATACAGATATTAAAGGAGAAACCATTAAGAACATCATGCAAAAGCCATTTCCGGTAGTTGGTGAGTCGGCATCTATTGAAGATATTAGTAAACTCATAAATAAAGACAATAATGCTGTACTGTTAAAGGATTTGGGAGGTAATATGCATATCATTACCAAGCATGATATTATTCAGGCAGTAGCAAAGATGTCTAACTAA
- the dacB gene encoding D-alanyl-D-alanine carboxypeptidase/D-alanyl-D-alanine-endopeptidase has product MNFTTIKLFDFKKNVLSRHILFFISLNLISHVHSFCQIDKVLNDWNSDASLKHASIGYCVLNTADESVVAEHNAHQFLIPASTLKVITTGAALGILGNNYKFTTKIYHTGNFDQKTGVIHGDLIIYGHGDPSLQSEYFTKDTTQITDKWAKILVDKGVKEVKGKIIGDATYFDRSIPSNWIWADISNYFGVVPCALSYADNKFKIIYCTKESGCKADVVKTIPAYLNNTVTINSNVIAKGNDDEAYVQGDPFSFIKEVNGKIPPKKANYDVEAALPDPALLCAEMLFTSLTRSGIKCDIHKIESVYKNNDTIIPKRALLHTHFSPSLDKLIFFTNLRSNNHYCETLLRAIGKGSLSNGLDLVKKYWKDKGLNTDELFMTDGSGLSRADNITTHFQAAALTKIKKDSVNYKYFINSLPVAGKSGSMHSLGKGNFIENNMKAKTGYINRARGYCGYVTSKSGKELAFSVLFNNYNCTAKEAKLKLEKFLIALAEL; this is encoded by the coding sequence ATGAATTTTACAACAATTAAATTATTTGATTTTAAAAAAAATGTCCTGAGCAGACATATTCTATTTTTTATTTCGCTTAACTTAATTTCTCATGTCCATTCATTTTGTCAAATCGACAAAGTTTTAAACGATTGGAATAGCGATGCAAGTCTGAAACACGCTTCTATAGGATATTGCGTATTAAATACTGCAGATGAATCTGTAGTAGCTGAACATAACGCACATCAGTTTTTGATTCCCGCATCTACTTTAAAAGTAATTACCACCGGCGCGGCACTTGGTATATTAGGTAATAATTACAAATTTACAACCAAAATATATCATACCGGAAATTTTGACCAAAAAACCGGTGTAATTCACGGTGATTTGATCATTTATGGTCATGGAGACCCAAGTTTGCAATCTGAATACTTTACTAAAGACACAACACAGATAACTGATAAATGGGCCAAAATATTAGTTGATAAAGGTGTTAAAGAAGTAAAAGGAAAGATTATTGGGGATGCTACTTATTTTGATCGCTCTATCCCTTCCAATTGGATTTGGGCCGATATTAGTAATTATTTTGGTGTTGTACCCTGTGCATTATCTTATGCCGATAATAAATTCAAAATAATTTATTGTACAAAAGAATCGGGTTGTAAAGCTGATGTCGTAAAAACCATTCCGGCCTATTTAAATAATACGGTCACCATTAATTCCAACGTAATTGCTAAAGGCAATGATGACGAGGCTTATGTGCAGGGCGATCCCTTTTCCTTTATTAAAGAAGTGAATGGAAAAATACCACCTAAAAAAGCAAATTATGATGTGGAAGCTGCACTCCCCGATCCAGCACTTTTATGTGCGGAAATGTTATTTACCTCTTTAACCCGATCAGGAATTAAATGTGATATACATAAAATTGAATCGGTTTATAAAAATAACGACACCATCATCCCAAAACGAGCATTATTACATACCCATTTTTCACCCTCGTTAGATAAGTTAATATTTTTCACAAACCTGAGAAGTAACAATCATTATTGCGAAACATTATTAAGAGCAATTGGAAAAGGCAGTTTATCTAACGGCTTGGATTTGGTAAAAAAATACTGGAAAGACAAAGGTTTGAATACCGACGAATTATTCATGACCGATGGGAGTGGTTTATCTAGAGCTGATAATATTACTACCCATTTTCAAGCGGCAGCATTAACAAAAATTAAAAAGGATAGTGTTAATTATAAATATTTCATTAATTCACTTCCGGTAGCCGGAAAAAGCGGAAGCATGCACAGTTTAGGAAAAGGTAACTTTATAGAAAACAATATGAAAGCTAAAACGGGATATATAAATCGCGCTCGTGGTTATTGCGGTTATGTAACTTCAAAATCAGGAAAAGAGCTGGCATTCTCCGTTTTATTCAATAATTATAATTGTACGGCTAAAGAAGCCAAATTAAAACTCGAAAAGTTTTTAATTGCGTTGGCAGAGTTGTAA
- a CDS encoding inositol monophosphatase: protein MMDSVKLNLLLAKVIATCKDTGHWILNERNENFRQEDIEIKGLNDLVSYVDKGAESKIVKELNDHFPAGFIVEENSISSRQDYNWIVDPLDGTTNFIHGIPCYAVSIALEFKGEIILGVVYEINKDECFYATKDGGSFLNSIQIRVSENINLKNSLIATGFPIFNFSRMESYLKSLKYFMENTHGIRRMGSAAVDLCYVACGRFDGFYEYNLNAWDVAAGALIVKEAGGIVSDFKAGNNWLFDKEIIASNDIIYSEFLKSLNFSGL from the coding sequence ATGATGGATTCGGTAAAATTAAATCTATTACTTGCCAAAGTTATTGCCACTTGTAAAGATACCGGACATTGGATTTTAAATGAGCGCAATGAAAACTTCAGGCAGGAAGATATTGAAATAAAAGGTTTAAACGATTTGGTGAGTTACGTCGACAAAGGGGCTGAAAGTAAAATTGTTAAAGAACTGAATGATCATTTTCCTGCAGGATTTATTGTGGAAGAAAATTCCATTTCGTCACGTCAGGATTACAATTGGATAGTTGATCCGCTGGATGGAACTACCAATTTCATTCACGGCATTCCTTGCTACGCAGTAAGTATTGCGTTGGAATTTAAGGGCGAAATTATTTTAGGAGTTGTTTATGAAATAAATAAAGACGAATGTTTTTACGCGACTAAAGACGGAGGTAGTTTTTTAAATTCAATTCAAATTCGGGTTTCTGAAAATATCAACTTAAAAAACTCTTTAATTGCCACCGGTTTTCCCATTTTTAATTTTTCAAGAATGGAATCCTATTTAAAAAGTTTAAAATATTTTATGGAAAATACGCATGGAATCCGAAGAATGGGATCGGCCGCCGTTGATTTATGTTACGTGGCTTGTGGAAGATTTGATGGATTTTATGAATACAATTTGAATGCATGGGATGTGGCAGCCGGTGCATTAATTGTAAAAGAAGCCGGTGGTATTGTTAGTGATTTTAAGGCGGGAAATAATTGGCTTTTTGATAAAGAAATCATTGCATCAAACGATATAATATACAGCGAGTTTTTAAAGTCTCTTAATTTCTCAGGGCTATAA
- a CDS encoding DUF3127 domain-containing protein → MEVTGTLKAKFETTKINDRFQKREFILTTEANTPYPQHVSFQVTQDKCTMLDQFNIGEELRVQFNLRGREWNGPQGIKYFNTLEAWRIEKFANSSQTQPNTQTQNNATKDNSGSTPVFTGNVDDNDDLPF, encoded by the coding sequence ATGGAAGTAACAGGAACACTTAAAGCAAAGTTTGAAACGACAAAAATTAATGATCGTTTCCAAAAGAGAGAATTCATTTTAACTACTGAGGCGAATACACCATATCCGCAACACGTTAGTTTTCAGGTAACGCAAGATAAATGTACAATGCTTGATCAATTCAATATTGGTGAAGAATTAAGAGTACAATTTAATTTACGTGGACGTGAGTGGAATGGTCCACAAGGAATTAAATATTTTAATACATTGGAAGCCTGGAGAATTGAAAAGTTTGCAAACTCTTCTCAAACCCAACCGAACACACAAACTCAAAATAATGCCACAAAAGATAACTCTGGCAGTACGCCGGTATTTACCGGAAATGTAGACGATAATGACGATTTACCTTTCTAA
- a CDS encoding type I asparaginase, translating to MKSAQSSVLLIYTGGTIGMMQDPKSGELKPFNFNALTKQIPELNKFAVRLDVITTGKPIDSSNMQPEIWVDLAKTIEKNYQKYDGFVILHGSDTMSFTASALSFMLENLNKPVILTGSQLPIGIIRTDGKENLITAIEIAAAKEKNKPVVSEVCIYFEYKLYRGNRTFKFNSSHFDAFKSPNYPVLAEAGVQIKYNYAALKKVGQQKLKVHSTISNNIAVLKLFPGINQFTVQSVLQTKSNKAVILETFGSGNCTTESWFTNELKKAIDRGILILNITQCREGKVIQGKYETSSHLKKIGVISGKDLTFESAVTKLMFLFGTKNSLSKNKKLINTNIIGELTN from the coding sequence ATGAAGTCTGCTCAAAGTTCTGTATTGCTAATTTATACCGGTGGCACCATTGGCATGATGCAAGACCCTAAAAGTGGGGAATTAAAACCATTCAATTTTAATGCATTAACCAAGCAAATTCCGGAGTTGAATAAATTTGCTGTACGCTTAGATGTAATAACTACAGGAAAACCGATTGATTCATCAAATATGCAACCGGAAATTTGGGTTGATTTGGCAAAAACTATAGAGAAAAATTACCAAAAGTATGACGGATTTGTGATTCTTCACGGCTCAGATACCATGAGTTTTACGGCGAGTGCATTAAGTTTTATGCTCGAAAATCTGAACAAACCCGTAATATTAACAGGCTCGCAATTACCCATAGGCATTATTAGAACCGATGGTAAAGAAAATTTAATTACCGCCATTGAAATTGCTGCTGCAAAAGAAAAAAACAAACCGGTGGTATCAGAAGTTTGCATCTATTTTGAATATAAATTATACCGAGGGAATAGAACCTTTAAATTTAACAGCTCACATTTTGATGCATTCAAATCTCCTAATTATCCGGTACTTGCTGAAGCCGGAGTTCAAATTAAATACAATTACGCCGCACTAAAAAAAGTGGGGCAGCAAAAACTAAAAGTTCACTCCACAATTAGCAATAACATTGCCGTATTAAAATTGTTTCCCGGAATTAATCAATTCACAGTTCAATCTGTTTTACAAACAAAAAGCAATAAAGCGGTGATTTTGGAAACTTTTGGCTCAGGCAATTGCACTACCGAATCTTGGTTTACTAATGAATTAAAAAAAGCCATTGATCGCGGAATTTTAATTTTAAATATAACGCAATGCCGTGAAGGAAAAGTTATTCAAGGCAAATATGAAACAAGCAGCCACTTAAAAAAAATTGGAGTAATTAGCGGGAAAGATTTAACTTTCGAAAGCGCAGTTACTAAACTTATGTTTTTGTTCGGAACAAAAAATTCATTATCAAAAAATAAAAAATTAATAAACACTAATATTATCGGCGAACTAACAAATTAA
- a CDS encoding M13 family metallopeptidase: MKKIATFLLSSVLLSGFGQKSGIVLSNMDKKENPGNDFYMYCNGSWQKSFKLPESDSRYGSFNEIHNNNLKNIKKILDAALLNKTAKANSDEQKLHDFYSTAMDSVKAEKLGITPIQAQLDEIEKIKDLKGIVNLKNSFGLIGINLFFNGGVGVDAKNSKRNIYEIGQDGFGLHNRDFYYNPQFEKIQKAYINYLSELFVLSGTNSEQANKMAQGVFDFEKKLTEKAFTSLEMRNVERMYNIYTPNMMNELAGNINWTDYFKALGTKQPDTCLVGMIDYMKAMNELLSSTSIEDLKNYSKAHLLNAAAPFLSSKFEETHFNFYGKVLSGAKAMKPRWERAESVVDRSIGHALSREFVKKYFPPASKAKLDKLIDNLILAYRDRIDTRTWMSAETKKAAHKKLDLLIRKIGYPDKWDDYSSLTIGTNNYWENVCAANKFKTIDNISDLNKPVDRYKWQMTPVTVNAYYNPTTNEITFPAAILQPPFFDAEAEDAANYGTMGSIIGHELSHGFDDQGSQFDADGNMKMWWTEQDFENFKNKKQGIITQFDSYIAIDTLHVNGSMTQGENIADLGGLTMAYHAYQKSLNGKPSKVMDGFTGEQRFFIAWAQGWKQICRDEELKRLITVDYHSPAFFRAFAPLSNMSEFYKAFNVKEGDKMYRPEKDRVEIW; this comes from the coding sequence ATGAAAAAAATTGCAACCTTTCTTCTTTCTTCTGTATTATTGTCCGGTTTTGGTCAAAAATCCGGAATTGTATTATCGAACATGGATAAAAAAGAAAATCCCGGAAATGATTTTTACATGTATTGTAATGGCAGTTGGCAAAAATCGTTTAAACTTCCCGAGTCAGACTCCAGATATGGAAGTTTCAATGAAATTCATAATAACAATCTAAAAAATATTAAGAAAATTCTGGATGCAGCTTTGTTAAATAAAACGGCAAAAGCTAATTCTGACGAACAAAAACTTCACGATTTTTATAGTACCGCTATGGATTCTGTTAAAGCTGAAAAATTAGGTATTACTCCTATCCAAGCACAATTAGATGAAATTGAAAAAATAAAAGATTTAAAAGGAATTGTAAACTTAAAAAATTCATTTGGCTTAATTGGTATTAATTTGTTTTTCAACGGAGGAGTTGGTGTAGATGCTAAAAATAGTAAGCGAAATATATATGAAATAGGACAAGATGGTTTTGGATTACATAATCGCGATTTTTATTATAACCCTCAATTCGAAAAAATTCAAAAAGCGTATATCAATTATCTCTCTGAACTTTTTGTTTTAAGCGGAACAAATAGTGAACAAGCCAATAAAATGGCGCAAGGTGTTTTTGATTTTGAAAAAAAGCTAACAGAAAAGGCTTTCACTAGTTTAGAAATGAGAAATGTGGAGCGGATGTACAACATTTACACTCCTAATATGATGAATGAATTAGCCGGTAACATTAATTGGACAGATTATTTTAAGGCATTAGGAACAAAACAACCCGACACTTGTTTGGTAGGCATGATTGATTATATGAAGGCGATGAACGAATTATTAAGTTCAACTTCCATTGAAGATTTAAAAAATTACAGCAAAGCTCATTTATTAAATGCCGCCGCTCCCTTTCTAAGTTCTAAGTTTGAAGAAACCCATTTTAATTTTTATGGTAAAGTTTTAAGTGGAGCAAAAGCAATGAAACCAAGATGGGAAAGAGCAGAATCTGTTGTTGATCGTTCAATTGGTCATGCCTTATCTCGTGAATTTGTAAAAAAATACTTCCCCCCTGCGTCAAAAGCTAAATTGGATAAATTAATTGATAACTTAATTTTAGCATATAGAGACAGAATTGACACCAGAACCTGGATGAGTGCAGAAACAAAAAAGGCGGCTCATAAAAAGCTGGATTTGCTGATTCGCAAAATCGGATATCCGGATAAATGGGATGATTATTCGAGTTTAACTATAGGCACAAATAATTATTGGGAAAATGTATGTGCTGCAAATAAATTTAAGACAATCGACAACATAAGCGATTTAAATAAACCGGTAGATCGTTATAAATGGCAAATGACACCAGTTACGGTTAATGCCTATTATAATCCTACCACAAATGAAATCACTTTCCCGGCAGCCATACTTCAGCCACCCTTTTTTGATGCCGAGGCTGAAGATGCAGCTAACTATGGTACAATGGGATCAATTATCGGTCATGAATTATCTCACGGATTTGATGATCAGGGATCACAGTTTGATGCAGATGGAAATATGAAAATGTGGTGGACTGAGCAAGATTTTGAAAACTTTAAAAATAAGAAACAAGGTATAATAACACAATTTGATTCGTATATAGCTATTGATACACTTCATGTTAATGGCAGTATGACCCAAGGAGAAAATATTGCGGATTTGGGCGGATTAACTATGGCTTATCATGCTTATCAAAAATCATTAAACGGAAAACCATCTAAAGTAATGGATGGCTTTACCGGCGAGCAACGCTTTTTTATTGCCTGGGCACAAGGCTGGAAACAAATTTGTAGAGATGAAGAACTAAAGCGTTTAATTACGGTTGATTATCATTCTCCTGCATTTTTCAGAGCCTTTGCACCTTTATCCAACATGAGTGAGTTTTACAAAGCCTTCAATGTTAAAGAAGGAGATAAAATGTACAGGCCTGAAAAAGACCGAGTAGAAATCTGGTAA